The Streptomyces sp. NL15-2K genome contains a region encoding:
- a CDS encoding ThuA domain-containing protein, translating to MAGPAGRLDAVLVCGGRWHDFDYARLRLLELLGDHPRVRTTVHQDYDCVDALKKADLLVTYTCDVRPRPAQRAALARFVERGGRWLALHGTNAVIEAPAPGGPRVFTTPRLLGELAEVLGSQFLAHPPIEPYEVQVTRPDHPLVAGIEPFTVTDELYVCELHGELEVLLHAEYTGPCRGFAEGDTAALDDAPRPVLYLKRHGSGEVCCFTLGHCRGRYDVQDLGVDDTGRVDLGPWETPEFLTVLGRCVERAVGAESPVGG from the coding sequence GTGGCGGGCCCGGCCGGCCGCCTGGACGCCGTACTGGTCTGCGGCGGCCGATGGCACGACTTCGACTACGCGCGGCTCCGGCTGCTGGAACTGCTCGGTGATCACCCGCGGGTGCGGACCACCGTCCACCAGGACTACGACTGTGTCGACGCGCTGAAGAAGGCCGACCTGCTGGTCACCTACACCTGCGACGTCCGGCCCCGCCCGGCCCAGCGGGCCGCGCTGGCCCGGTTCGTCGAGCGGGGCGGGCGCTGGCTCGCCCTGCACGGCACCAACGCGGTGATCGAGGCGCCGGCCCCCGGCGGGCCGCGGGTGTTCACCACCCCGCGGCTCCTCGGGGAGCTCGCCGAGGTGCTCGGCAGCCAGTTCCTCGCCCACCCGCCGATCGAGCCGTACGAGGTCCAGGTCACCCGGCCCGACCATCCGCTGGTCGCCGGGATCGAGCCGTTCACGGTCACCGACGAGCTGTACGTCTGTGAGCTGCACGGGGAGCTGGAGGTGCTGCTGCACGCCGAGTACACGGGGCCGTGCCGGGGTTTCGCCGAGGGCGACACGGCGGCGCTCGACGACGCGCCGCGGCCGGTGCTGTATCTGAAGCGGCACGGTTCCGGTGAGGTGTGCTGCTTCACGCTCGGCCACTGCCGGGGCCGGTACGACGTGCAGGACCTCGGTGTGGACGACACCGGGCGGGTGGACCTGGGGCCGTGGGAGACGCCGGAGTTCCTGACGGTGTTGGGGCGGTGTGTGGAGAGGGCCGTGGGTGCGGAGAGCCCGGTGGGCGGCTGA
- a CDS encoding acyl-CoA dehydrogenase family protein, whose product MSQPDLDAWRTQARQWLATVLEPAREAEATGDLAVFHNLPEGEERLLLERCRAYQSARFDAGYQALTLPGDKGGAGLTAAHVAAFAQEESAFEVPPSTELISVTVRLVAMAVSLFGTAEQRQDHARAFLRTDLLACQLFSEPGAGSDLAALRTRARREGDDWVIDGQKVWTSGAQFADYGLLLARTDPDVVKQAGITAFLVPMDAPGLEVRPIRQMSGGASFNEVFLSGVRVPDRLRIGRPGQGWEVATATLAFERTASGSGNRRKGGTFEDVLALARSLDRTGDPLVRQRLADLYVRAALRAATVDRVARASATGGRPGPEASLTKLMASDLLSRTGQVAAELMGARISADTGEPGTFAWTQHLLGAPGYRLAGGTDQIQRNLIGERVLKLPPEPRVDRVPFSQLPGN is encoded by the coding sequence ATGTCCCAGCCCGATCTGGACGCATGGCGCACGCAGGCCCGGCAGTGGCTGGCCACCGTGCTCGAACCGGCCCGGGAAGCCGAGGCCACCGGTGACCTCGCCGTCTTCCACAACCTCCCCGAGGGCGAGGAACGCCTGCTGCTGGAGCGCTGCCGCGCCTACCAGAGCGCCCGATTCGACGCCGGGTACCAGGCCCTGACCCTCCCCGGGGACAAGGGCGGGGCAGGCCTGACCGCCGCCCACGTGGCGGCCTTCGCCCAGGAGGAGTCGGCCTTCGAGGTGCCGCCCTCCACCGAGCTGATCAGCGTCACCGTGCGCCTGGTCGCGATGGCGGTCTCCTTGTTCGGGACCGCCGAGCAGCGCCAGGACCACGCCCGGGCGTTCCTGCGTACGGACCTGCTGGCCTGCCAGCTCTTCAGCGAGCCCGGTGCCGGATCCGACCTCGCCGCGCTGCGTACGCGCGCCCGGCGGGAGGGCGACGACTGGGTGATCGACGGTCAGAAGGTGTGGACCTCGGGAGCCCAGTTCGCCGACTACGGGCTGCTGCTCGCCCGCACCGACCCGGACGTCGTCAAGCAGGCCGGCATCACCGCGTTCCTGGTCCCGATGGACGCGCCCGGCCTGGAGGTGCGCCCCATCCGTCAGATGAGCGGCGGTGCCTCGTTCAACGAGGTGTTCCTCAGCGGCGTACGCGTTCCGGACCGGCTGCGGATCGGGCGTCCGGGGCAGGGCTGGGAGGTCGCCACCGCCACCCTCGCTTTCGAACGGACCGCCTCCGGCAGCGGCAACCGGCGCAAGGGCGGCACTTTCGAAGACGTTCTCGCCCTCGCGCGTTCGCTCGACCGTACCGGGGACCCGCTGGTTCGCCAGCGCCTCGCCGACTTGTACGTACGTGCCGCGCTCCGTGCCGCCACCGTGGACCGCGTCGCCAGGGCGAGCGCCACCGGCGGCCGACCGGGCCCCGAGGCGTCCCTGACCAAGCTCATGGCCTCCGACCTGCTGAGCCGCACCGGGCAGGTCGCCGCCGAGCTGATGGGCGCCCGGATCAGTGCCGACACCGGGGAGCCGGGCACGTTCGCCTGGACCCAGCACCTGCTGGGCGCCCCCGGCTACCGGCTGGCCGGTGGCACCGACCAGATCCAGCGCAACCTCATCGGCGAGCGCGTACTGAAACTGCCGCCGGAACCACGGGTGGACCGGGTGCCGTTCTCACAGCTCCCCGGCAACTGA
- a CDS encoding SDR family oxidoreductase, with the protein MDLGLTGAKALVTGASRGIGRAIAGTLAAEGCALALCARGEEALAKAAAELRGEGATVFAEPVDVTDPAALAGFVERAAGELGGLDLLVSNVSAGNVKGPESWEASLRGDLMPFAGLVEAAMPYLEASERAAVVAIGTTNASDTARPAGANSYSAMKAAVVQHASALAHALAPKGIRVNTVSPGPIDFPGGAWETIRTSRPEVYEEVLAKLPIGRYGTAEDVAAAVAFLLGRTGSFCVGVNLVVDGGLLTRVQY; encoded by the coding sequence ATGGATCTTGGACTGACAGGTGCGAAGGCACTGGTGACCGGTGCGAGCCGGGGTATCGGGCGCGCGATCGCGGGAACCCTGGCCGCCGAGGGGTGCGCGCTGGCGCTGTGCGCCCGGGGCGAGGAGGCCCTGGCGAAGGCCGCCGCCGAGTTGCGCGGCGAGGGAGCGACGGTGTTCGCCGAGCCGGTCGACGTCACCGACCCGGCCGCGCTCGCGGGCTTCGTGGAGCGGGCGGCCGGTGAACTCGGCGGCCTGGACCTGCTGGTGTCCAACGTGTCGGCGGGCAACGTCAAGGGGCCCGAGTCGTGGGAGGCCAGCCTGCGAGGTGACCTGATGCCGTTCGCCGGACTGGTCGAGGCAGCCATGCCCTACCTGGAGGCATCCGAGCGGGCCGCCGTGGTCGCCATCGGCACCACCAACGCCTCCGACACCGCCCGCCCGGCCGGAGCCAACTCCTACTCCGCCATGAAGGCCGCCGTCGTCCAGCACGCTTCCGCCCTGGCGCACGCGCTCGCTCCGAAGGGCATCCGCGTGAACACGGTCTCCCCCGGACCGATCGACTTCCCCGGTGGCGCCTGGGAGACCATCCGCACCAGCCGCCCGGAGGTCTACGAGGAGGTCCTCGCCAAACTGCCGATCGGCCGCTACGGCACCGCCGAGGACGTGGCCGCGGCGGTGGCCTTCCTGCTCGGGCGGACCGGCTCCTTCTGCGTCGGCGTCAACCTCGTGGTGGACGGCGGGCTGCTGACCCGCGTCCAGTACTGA
- a CDS encoding AMP-binding protein — protein MSLLPLDRRAQETPDEPALVDDREVLSWSGLADQVTRAAARLLEIAPGPDDRVAVLGDNANPTLVAHLAGLRAGVGTVATSRHLMVGELVDQITDAGVTGIVSGPAGAVTALEAARELGLPVVIHGTPPIGHAFDWDLWLAAAPTGWTYPTGRAARPPLVYTSGTTGRARGTEVRWVSGPVTDSSAYVEAMAARPGFPPGPHLVCGPLQHNAPLTSLRHLAAGQQVVVLGGYDAEAFLRRVEEWRVTSTVMVPTHFQRLLALPEEVRARYDVSSLRQVSHTGSACPPDVKRAMIEWFGPVLTESYGASEAGTVARISSTEWLAHPGSVGRVQPPFEVLVTDGEGHPLPHGEFGLLAFQAPEGRGVRYHADPDKTKAAYVSPGVFTLGDIGYVDEDGYIFITDRAADVVVSGGVNLYPAESEAVLRRHPAVAEIAVIGVPHPDFGESLRALVVAAGDEPSAEELDRFCREQLAAYKCPRSYEFVPSLLRNAMGKLDKRAMRRPYWRSERTIAG, from the coding sequence ATGTCCCTGCTACCACTCGACCGTCGCGCCCAAGAGACGCCCGACGAGCCCGCCCTGGTGGACGACCGGGAGGTGCTCTCCTGGTCCGGCCTCGCCGACCAGGTCACGCGGGCGGCGGCCCGCCTGCTGGAGATCGCACCGGGCCCGGACGACCGGGTCGCCGTTCTCGGCGACAACGCGAACCCCACGCTGGTGGCCCATCTGGCCGGGCTGCGCGCCGGAGTGGGAACCGTCGCCACCTCCCGGCACCTGATGGTGGGCGAACTCGTCGACCAGATCACCGACGCGGGCGTGACGGGGATCGTCTCCGGACCCGCCGGCGCGGTCACCGCCCTGGAGGCGGCCCGTGAGCTGGGCCTGCCGGTCGTGATACACGGAACCCCGCCGATCGGACACGCCTTCGACTGGGACCTGTGGCTGGCCGCGGCGCCCACCGGGTGGACCTATCCCACGGGCCGGGCCGCCCGCCCGCCCCTCGTCTACACCTCCGGAACCACCGGCCGGGCGCGCGGCACCGAGGTGCGCTGGGTGAGCGGTCCGGTCACCGACAGCTCCGCCTACGTGGAGGCGATGGCCGCCCGCCCCGGCTTCCCGCCGGGACCGCACCTCGTGTGCGGCCCCCTGCAGCACAACGCGCCCCTGACGTCCCTGCGGCACCTGGCGGCCGGTCAGCAGGTGGTCGTCCTCGGCGGATACGACGCGGAGGCGTTCCTGCGCCGCGTCGAGGAGTGGCGGGTCACCTCCACGGTCATGGTGCCCACCCACTTCCAGCGGCTGCTCGCCCTGCCGGAAGAGGTCCGTGCGCGGTACGACGTCTCCAGCCTGCGGCAGGTCTCCCACACGGGGTCCGCATGCCCGCCGGACGTGAAGCGGGCCATGATCGAGTGGTTCGGTCCGGTGCTGACCGAGTCGTACGGCGCCAGCGAGGCGGGCACCGTGGCACGCATCAGCAGCACCGAATGGCTGGCGCATCCCGGTTCGGTCGGGCGCGTGCAACCCCCGTTCGAGGTCCTGGTGACCGACGGCGAGGGCCACCCGCTGCCTCACGGCGAGTTCGGACTGCTCGCGTTCCAGGCACCCGAGGGCAGGGGAGTGCGCTACCACGCGGACCCGGACAAGACCAAGGCCGCCTATGTCTCGCCGGGTGTGTTCACACTCGGCGACATCGGCTACGTCGACGAGGACGGCTACATCTTCATCACCGACCGGGCCGCCGACGTCGTGGTCTCCGGCGGGGTCAATCTGTACCCGGCGGAGAGCGAGGCGGTACTGCGCCGGCACCCGGCGGTCGCCGAGATCGCGGTCATCGGTGTGCCCCACCCGGACTTCGGTGAGTCGCTGCGCGCGCTGGTCGTGGCCGCAGGGGACGAGCCGTCGGCGGAGGAACTCGACCGCTTCTGCCGCGAACAGCTGGCCGCCTACAAGTGCCCCAGGTCGTACGAGTTCGTCCCGAGCCTCCTGCGCAACGCGATGGGCAAGCTCGACAAACGCGCGATGCGCCGCCCCTACTGGCGCTCCGAGCGGACCATCGCCGGCTGA
- a CDS encoding acetyl-CoA C-acyltransferase codes for MPGSVIVAGARTPIGKLMGALSPLSAADLGAHAISAALAAVHLDPAAVEAVVMGHVVQAGAGPNPARQAAVRAGVPFAVPASTVNKLCLSGLHAIALADLMIASGRHEVVVAGGMESMSGAPHLLRGARTGWKYGTAGVEDALDRDALICAFDGVSMGAATERYQQPFAFTREEQDEYSARSHRLALRARESGVLAGEIAPVAVAGRRGEETVVAADEGIRPGSTAESLGRLKPAFSAGGTVTAGNSSQLSDGAAAVVVMSAERARREGLTPLAEIGAYGTVAGPDPSLLVQPAGAVRDALSRDGRLKAADLDLFEINEAFAGVALASVRELDIPLEKVNVNGGAIALGHPVGMTGTRLVLTLAAELRRRGGGTGAAALCGGGGQGDALLLHVPPRA; via the coding sequence GTGCCCGGATCCGTCATCGTCGCAGGCGCCAGAACACCCATCGGCAAACTGATGGGCGCCCTGAGCCCGCTGTCCGCCGCCGACCTCGGCGCCCACGCCATCAGCGCCGCGCTGGCGGCCGTGCACCTCGACCCGGCCGCCGTGGAAGCCGTCGTCATGGGCCATGTCGTCCAGGCCGGGGCCGGTCCCAACCCGGCACGGCAGGCCGCCGTCCGGGCCGGCGTCCCGTTCGCCGTACCGGCGAGCACCGTCAACAAGCTCTGCCTGTCCGGTCTGCACGCCATCGCCCTGGCCGACCTCATGATCGCCTCCGGCCGCCACGAGGTGGTCGTCGCGGGCGGGATGGAGTCCATGTCGGGCGCCCCGCACCTGCTGCGCGGAGCCCGTACCGGCTGGAAGTACGGCACGGCCGGGGTCGAGGACGCCCTCGACCGAGATGCCCTGATCTGCGCCTTCGACGGGGTCTCCATGGGCGCGGCCACCGAGCGGTACCAGCAGCCGTTCGCGTTCACCCGCGAGGAGCAGGACGAGTACAGCGCACGGTCGCACCGACTCGCTCTGCGCGCCCGGGAGTCCGGCGTGCTGGCCGGGGAGATCGCCCCGGTCGCGGTGGCCGGGCGCCGGGGCGAGGAGACGGTGGTGGCGGCCGACGAGGGGATACGGCCGGGGAGTACGGCGGAGAGCCTGGGGCGCCTGAAACCCGCCTTCTCCGCCGGGGGCACCGTCACCGCGGGCAACTCCTCCCAGCTCTCCGACGGAGCCGCGGCCGTCGTCGTGATGAGCGCCGAACGCGCCCGCCGGGAAGGCCTGACCCCGCTCGCGGAGATCGGCGCCTACGGCACCGTCGCGGGTCCCGACCCCTCCTTGCTCGTCCAGCCGGCCGGCGCGGTCCGCGACGCCCTGTCCCGGGACGGCCGGCTGAAGGCGGCCGACCTCGACCTGTTCGAGATCAACGAGGCGTTCGCCGGTGTGGCCCTGGCCTCCGTACGGGAGCTGGACATCCCGCTGGAGAAGGTGAACGTCAACGGTGGCGCGATCGCCCTGGGACACCCGGTCGGCATGACCGGCACCCGACTGGTGCTGACCCTCGCGGCGGAACTGCGGCGGCGCGGAGGCGGCACCGGGGCGGCCGCGCTGTGCGGGGGCGGCGGCCAGGGCGACGCACTGCTGCTGCACGTACCCCCGCGGGCCTGA
- a CDS encoding PDR/VanB family oxidoreductase yields the protein MTDQLPLDEATLVVATRTRVADGVVSLTLRRPDGRPLPPWTPGAHIDVLLEGGLIRQYSLCGDLAERDVWRIAVLREPQGRGGSAYVHDYLPEGTAVRVRGPRNNFPLRPAARHLFIAGGVGITPILPMVEAAEAAGTDWRLLYGGRSRTSMAFLDRLTPYGDRVLVRPQDEYGLLDLAAFLGAPQEGTLVHACGPEPLLRAAREQCADWPAGTLGVERFAPVPAAETRSAEAFEVVLARAGLTLTVPPGRSVLETVEEAGVDVDFSCREGTCGTCETDVLDGTPDHRDSLLSEDERATGDTMLICVSRSCGPRLVLDL from the coding sequence ATGACCGACCAACTGCCCCTGGACGAGGCGACCCTCGTCGTGGCGACCCGGACCCGCGTCGCCGACGGCGTCGTCTCCCTCACCCTGCGCCGCCCCGACGGCCGGCCGCTCCCGCCCTGGACTCCGGGAGCGCACATCGATGTGCTCCTGGAGGGCGGCCTGATCCGCCAGTACTCGCTGTGCGGAGACCTCGCCGAACGGGACGTCTGGCGGATCGCCGTCCTGCGTGAGCCGCAGGGCCGCGGCGGCTCCGCGTACGTCCACGACTACCTTCCGGAAGGCACCGCCGTGCGCGTGCGCGGACCGCGGAACAACTTCCCGCTCCGGCCGGCCGCGCGCCATCTGTTCATCGCCGGCGGCGTCGGCATCACGCCGATCCTGCCGATGGTCGAGGCCGCCGAAGCCGCGGGGACCGACTGGCGACTGCTGTACGGCGGCCGCAGCCGCACCTCCATGGCGTTCCTGGACCGCCTCACGCCCTACGGGGACCGAGTGCTCGTCCGGCCCCAGGACGAGTACGGCCTGCTGGACCTCGCCGCCTTCCTCGGCGCACCGCAGGAGGGCACGCTGGTGCACGCCTGCGGCCCCGAACCCCTGCTGCGGGCGGCGCGGGAACAGTGCGCCGACTGGCCTGCCGGCACGCTGGGCGTCGAGCGGTTCGCCCCGGTTCCGGCAGCCGAGACCCGCTCCGCCGAGGCCTTCGAGGTGGTGCTCGCCCGCGCCGGGCTCACGCTCACCGTGCCCCCCGGCCGCTCGGTGCTCGAAACCGTGGAGGAGGCCGGCGTCGACGTGGACTTCTCCTGCCGCGAAGGCACCTGCGGCACCTGCGAGACCGACGTACTCGACGGCACGCCCGACCACCGCGACTCCCTGCTCAGCGAGGACGAGCGGGCCACCGGCGACACCATGCTCATCTGCGTCTCCCGCTCGTGCGGGCCCCGCCTGGTTCTCGACCTGTGA
- a CDS encoding histidine phosphatase family protein, whose translation MTELLLIRHGLPLAGVYDPGLSPEGTAQAERLAAWLVHEDVDALYTSPFQRARETVAPLERLTGMTATVLDDLREWDTDVSHPYTPPEQIRADDPRSVALSEGRYEDFVPDLDWDAFRERAARGMDTILDAHPGGRVAVVCHGGITNTYLATVLGLTRMFWFHPGYTSVSRVRRLPGGRVVLHSVNETAHMVAERAVDAVA comes from the coding sequence ATGACTGAACTGCTCCTCATCCGGCACGGCCTCCCCCTCGCGGGCGTCTACGACCCGGGCCTTTCGCCGGAGGGCACCGCCCAGGCCGAACGCCTCGCGGCCTGGCTCGTGCACGAGGACGTCGACGCCCTCTACACCAGCCCCTTCCAGCGGGCCCGCGAAACGGTGGCGCCGCTGGAGCGGCTCACCGGCATGACCGCCACCGTCCTCGACGACCTGCGCGAGTGGGACACCGACGTCTCGCACCCCTACACGCCGCCGGAGCAGATCCGCGCCGACGACCCCCGCTCGGTGGCGCTCTCCGAGGGCCGGTACGAGGACTTCGTGCCCGACCTGGACTGGGACGCCTTCCGGGAGCGGGCCGCGCGGGGCATGGACACCATCCTGGACGCCCACCCCGGCGGGCGCGTCGCGGTCGTGTGCCACGGCGGCATCACCAACACCTACCTGGCGACGGTGCTCGGCCTGACCCGCATGTTCTGGTTCCACCCCGGCTACACCTCGGTCAGCCGGGTGCGACGGCTGCCGGGCGGACGCGTCGTTCTGCACTCGGTGAACGAGACGGCCCACATGGTCGCCGAGCGCGCCGTCGACGCCGTCGCCTGA